One window from the genome of Paraneptunicella aestuarii encodes:
- a CDS encoding TetR/AcrR family transcriptional regulator, which translates to MNTKNKILNAAELLFSELGFDNTSLRSITSKADVNLASVNYHFGSKKELIQAVLDRYLGVLMPEVDKRINLLSEHHPNANAENLFELMVEPLLMLDSVRPNGTRTFVQLFAKAYYESQGHVRKYINIHYGDVMKRFNGALYATVPHLPKEEVFWRWHFALGSCVFTMASSRALTDIAAADFHEKMDIAELIRKVIHFVAAGFAAPGAVNIKLYPERDIA; encoded by the coding sequence GTGAACACGAAAAATAAAATTCTTAATGCTGCCGAATTGTTGTTCTCTGAACTGGGATTTGACAACACATCACTGCGCTCGATTACCAGTAAAGCGGATGTAAACCTCGCATCAGTGAACTACCACTTTGGTTCCAAAAAAGAACTTATTCAGGCGGTTCTTGATCGATATCTTGGTGTATTGATGCCGGAAGTGGATAAACGCATCAATCTTCTCTCTGAGCACCACCCTAATGCTAATGCAGAAAATTTGTTTGAGTTGATGGTTGAGCCGCTTTTAATGCTTGATTCGGTAAGGCCCAATGGTACTCGTACTTTTGTGCAGTTATTCGCGAAAGCTTACTATGAATCTCAAGGGCACGTGCGCAAGTACATCAATATCCATTACGGCGATGTTATGAAACGTTTTAATGGAGCCTTGTATGCCACGGTTCCTCATTTACCTAAAGAAGAAGTGTTTTGGCGTTGGCATTTTGCTTTGGGATCTTGTGTTTTCACAATGGCTTCAAGCCGGGCATTAACGGATATCGCTGCGGCAGATTTTCACGAGAAGATGGATATAGCTGAACTGATCCGCAAGGTTATCCACTTTGTTGCTGCGGGTTTTGCTGCGCCTGGCGCGGTGAACATCAAACTATATCCCGAGAGAGATATAGCCTGA
- a CDS encoding GrxA family glutaredoxin has protein sequence MYAVIFGREGCPYCVRAKDLATKLSEERDDFKFRYIDIQKEGISKADLEKTVGKPVETVPQIFLDQEHIGGFTDFEAYAKAHLGLYE, from the coding sequence ATGTACGCTGTCATTTTTGGACGTGAAGGATGCCCTTATTGTGTAAGAGCAAAAGATTTAGCAACAAAGTTAAGTGAAGAGCGCGATGACTTCAAATTTCGCTATATCGACATTCAAAAAGAAGGTATCAGCAAGGCTGATTTGGAAAAAACCGTGGGTAAACCGGTAGAAACCGTACCTCAAATCTTTTTGGATCAAGAACATATCGGAGGATTTACTGACTTTGAGGCTTATGCCAAAGCGCATTTAGGTTTATACGAGTAA
- the nagZ gene encoding beta-N-acetylhexosaminidase, with product MAPIMLDLTGYELTPEEKEILEHPLVGGVILFTRNYHDVTQVRELVRQTRAAARNELLFAVDHEGGRVQRFRQGFSAIPAMGSLQNSFPEDINTACQYAKSFGWLMAAEVQAVDIDISFAPVLDIHGISEVIGDRSFSDNPQDIISIGAAFIEGMREAGMKSTGKHFPGHGNVLEDSHIAIPVDKRARGDVFNIDMSVFKAVHEQGLLDAVMPAHVIYPDVDDMPAGFSEVWIKQILRQQLGFDGVVFSDDLAMEGATGIGSFTQRAEAAFNAGCDMALVCNHRKGAIQVLDELSHDYINATSNRRLATMLMSQRADNKAWAQLQQSTRWNEAQKQLEKYHEQ from the coding sequence ATGGCACCAATAATGTTAGATCTCACCGGATATGAGCTGACTCCGGAAGAAAAAGAGATCCTTGAACACCCCTTGGTAGGTGGAGTCATTCTGTTTACTCGCAATTATCACGATGTCACACAAGTAAGAGAACTTGTTCGGCAAACTCGCGCAGCGGCACGAAATGAATTGCTGTTCGCTGTTGATCATGAAGGGGGGCGTGTACAACGTTTTCGTCAGGGGTTTAGTGCCATTCCTGCAATGGGAAGTTTGCAGAATTCCTTTCCTGAAGATATCAATACGGCCTGTCAGTATGCCAAAAGCTTTGGTTGGTTGATGGCAGCTGAAGTGCAAGCTGTTGATATTGATATTAGTTTTGCGCCGGTACTGGATATTCACGGTATCTCAGAAGTGATTGGCGACAGAAGCTTTAGCGACAACCCGCAAGATATCATTTCAATAGGCGCAGCTTTTATTGAAGGGATGCGAGAAGCGGGCATGAAGTCAACAGGCAAGCATTTTCCGGGTCATGGTAATGTCCTGGAAGATTCCCATATTGCTATCCCTGTTGATAAGCGAGCGAGAGGAGATGTTTTCAACATTGATATGTCTGTATTTAAAGCCGTTCATGAGCAGGGACTGTTGGATGCCGTGATGCCAGCGCATGTGATTTATCCAGACGTGGACGACATGCCGGCGGGTTTTTCTGAGGTTTGGATTAAACAGATTTTGCGTCAACAGCTAGGGTTTGATGGTGTTGTCTTTTCAGATGATTTAGCGATGGAAGGTGCGACAGGCATTGGTAGCTTTACTCAACGTGCTGAAGCGGCATTTAACGCGGGTTGTGACATGGCATTGGTATGTAATCACCGAAAAGGCGCTATTCAGGTGTTGGATGAGTTATCCCATGATTATATCAACGCAACGTCAAACAGACGTTTAGCGACTATGTTGATGTCACAAAGAGCGGATAATAAAGCTTGGGCTCAGCTACAACAGTCCACCCGCTGGAATGAAGCCCAGAAGCAGTTAGAGAAGTATCATGAGCAATAA